A portion of the Calothrix sp. 336/3 genome contains these proteins:
- a CDS encoding DUF4168 domain-containing protein: protein MRNYLYLHRLISRVSQSSYFAAISVASLTASCLFFISPAVAQNSPSFTANDINAYARATLTMEPKRQEAMGKIKKIIGRGELPNISCDDANSLNSLPREAKKVAIEFCNNYQQIVKDNGLSSEKFNQITREVQNNENLRRQIYNAQLRMQRN, encoded by the coding sequence ATGAGAAATTATTTATATTTACATCGCCTAATTAGTCGAGTCAGTCAATCATCCTATTTTGCTGCCATCAGTGTTGCTAGTTTGACTGCTAGCTGTTTATTTTTTATCTCACCAGCAGTTGCTCAAAATTCTCCTTCATTCACTGCTAATGATATTAATGCCTACGCTAGAGCAACATTAACGATGGAGCCCAAGCGACAGGAAGCTATGGGTAAAATCAAGAAAATAATTGGTAGAGGCGAATTACCAAATATTAGTTGTGATGATGCGAATAGTCTTAATAGTTTACCTAGAGAGGCGAAAAAGGTTGCCATTGAATTCTGTAATAACTATCAACAAATAGTGAAAGACAATGGACTATCTTCTGAAAAATTCAATCAAATAACTAGAGAAGTTCAAAACAATGAAAATCTCAGAAGGCAAATTTATAATGCACAGCTACGAATGCAAAGAAATTAG
- the holA gene encoding DNA polymerase III subunit delta codes for MPIYVYWGEDEFAIEKAVAGLRDRLLDPLWISFNYSIHPPEQADAVIDGLNQAMTPPFGAGGRLVWLVNTTLCQSCSENILSELNRTLSVIPATSCLLLTSRNKPDERLKSTKLLKQHAQEYREFPVIPPWKIELITQAVQQAAQSINLKLTANAVELLAEAVGNDTRLLDNELAKLQLYAGGNQQPLDVDRVALLIRNSQHNSLQLAAAIRTGDTAKALSILTELITACEPGIKIVATLIGQFRTWLWVKMMMESGERNSQAIAQAAEIGNPKRIYFLQQEIKSLSVQQLIQCLPLLLELEVSLKQGATELPTLQTKIIELCQVCSWR; via the coding sequence ATGCCAATTTATGTTTACTGGGGTGAGGATGAATTTGCCATAGAGAAAGCCGTGGCAGGATTGCGCGATCGCCTTCTCGATCCTCTATGGATAAGTTTTAATTACAGTATCCATCCTCCCGAACAAGCTGATGCCGTTATTGATGGCTTAAATCAGGCAATGACACCGCCTTTTGGAGCTGGTGGGCGTTTGGTATGGTTGGTAAATACGACATTGTGTCAAAGTTGCTCAGAAAACATCCTATCTGAACTCAACCGTACCCTCTCCGTAATTCCCGCAACATCCTGCTTGCTGCTTACTAGTCGCAATAAGCCCGATGAGCGATTGAAATCAACTAAGCTTCTCAAGCAACATGCTCAGGAATATCGAGAATTCCCTGTGATTCCTCCCTGGAAAATAGAACTCATTACCCAAGCAGTACAGCAAGCAGCACAGAGTATTAACTTAAAATTAACTGCTAATGCGGTGGAACTCTTAGCTGAGGCTGTAGGTAACGATACTCGCCTCTTAGATAACGAACTGGCAAAATTACAGTTATATGCTGGGGGAAATCAGCAACCCCTAGATGTGGATAGAGTTGCCCTGTTGATTAGGAATAGCCAACACAATAGTTTACAATTAGCAGCAGCCATTAGAACTGGGGATACAGCTAAAGCATTAAGTATTTTGACGGAGTTAATTACTGCCTGTGAACCAGGTATCAAGATTGTCGCTACTCTCATCGGTCAGTTCCGTACTTGGTTATGGGTGAAAATGATGATGGAAAGCGGTGAGCGAAATTCCCAGGCGATCGCCCAAGCAGCAGAAATCGGCAACCCCAAACGCATATATTTTTTGCAGCAAGAGATAAAATCTCTATCCGTGCAGCAATTAATCCAGTGCTTACCCCTATTACTAGAATTAGAAGTGAGCCTCAAACAAGGTGCTACAGAATTACCCACACTACAAACTAAAATCATTGAACTTTGTCAAGTTTGTTCTTGGCGTTAA
- a CDS encoding response regulator transcription factor: MSAQLLLVDDEPGLREAVKDYLQESGFSVQVASNAREGWDIMQQNIPDLVISDVMMPQVDGYQFLKQLRADPRFQTLPVVFLTAKGMTSDRIQGYQAGVDAYLPKPFDPDELVAIVENLLTRRHSKTANSHEEGETPDIAELANQIAQIKALLTQRSAIAQSPAPFSIDLTPREQSVLNLVAEGLMNKEIARRLDTSVRNVEKYVSRLFSKTGTNSRTELVRFALEHGLAK; encoded by the coding sequence ATGTCGGCACAATTGTTACTGGTAGATGATGAACCGGGATTGCGGGAAGCTGTCAAAGATTATTTACAAGAGAGCGGTTTCAGCGTTCAAGTTGCCAGTAACGCCCGTGAAGGGTGGGATATAATGCAACAAAATATACCGGATTTAGTGATTTCTGATGTCATGATGCCCCAGGTTGATGGGTATCAGTTTCTGAAACAACTCCGAGCAGATCCGCGTTTTCAAACCTTACCTGTCGTATTCTTAACGGCAAAAGGTATGACTAGCGATCGCATTCAGGGTTATCAAGCTGGAGTCGATGCTTATTTACCCAAACCTTTCGATCCAGATGAGTTAGTGGCAATTGTCGAAAACCTCCTAACTCGTCGCCACAGCAAAACGGCAAACTCCCATGAAGAAGGAGAAACTCCAGATATTGCCGAATTGGCAAACCAAATCGCCCAGATTAAGGCATTATTAACTCAGAGAAGCGCGATCGCCCAGTCTCCAGCACCTTTCTCTATTGATTTAACCCCCAGGGAGCAAAGTGTTCTCAACTTAGTCGCAGAAGGTTTAATGAATAAAGAAATTGCCCGTCGCTTGGATACTAGCGTCCGCAACGTCGAAAAATACGTCAGTCGTCTGTTTAGCAAAACTGGTACAAATAGCCGCACAGAACTTGTACGCTTTGCCCTAGAGCATGGTTTGGCTAAATAA
- a CDS encoding Npun_R1517 family heterocyst differentiation transcriptional regulator has product MNSKALPLQVNNIEVGVYECEINLKFRLIEEKSLLSDRDQLLDVLLDALAQGSDEFLEMLHQAIKVHELSELKASPQMRRQIMRLRNSTDSVQ; this is encoded by the coding sequence ATGAATTCCAAAGCACTGCCACTGCAAGTAAATAACATTGAAGTTGGTGTTTACGAATGCGAAATCAATCTCAAGTTTCGACTGATTGAAGAAAAAAGCCTCTTGAGCGATCGCGATCAACTTTTAGATGTATTATTGGATGCTCTGGCTCAAGGTTCTGACGAATTTTTGGAAATGCTGCACCAAGCAATTAAAGTTCATGAATTATCTGAGCTGAAAGCTTCTCCTCAAATGCGTCGTCAAATAATGCGTTTGCGTAACTCCACTGATAGTGTCCAATAA
- a CDS encoding NAD(P)H-quinone oxidoreductase subunit M — translation MDNTTLLKSTTRHIRIFAAEIDKDGELVPNNQVLTLDIDPDNEFNWNEDALQSVYRKFDELVEASSGVDLTDYNLRRIGSDLEHYVRSLLQKGEISYNLLSRVNNYSMGLPRIGTEANS, via the coding sequence ATGGACAATACAACATTACTTAAGTCCACAACCCGCCATATCCGTATTTTCGCAGCGGAAATAGACAAAGATGGCGAATTGGTGCCCAACAATCAAGTCTTGACCTTGGACATTGACCCAGACAACGAATTTAACTGGAATGAAGATGCTTTACAAAGTGTTTATCGGAAATTCGATGAACTAGTAGAAGCTTCCAGTGGGGTAGATTTGACAGATTACAACCTGCGGCGGATTGGTTCTGATTTAGAGCATTATGTGCGATCGCTCCTGCAAAAAGGCGAAATCAGCTATAACCTCTTATCCCGTGTCAATAATTACAGTATGGGACTGCCCCGCATTGGTACAGAAGCTAATTCCTAG